DNA sequence from the Candidatus Saccharibacteria bacterium genome:
AAATTACCCAAAAGCTGCAACCGCCTTTGAGCACGCCTTAAAACTAGAGGATAGTCTAGCAGCGCGCCATATTGCCTATGCGAAAGTTCAAGAAAAACTAGGAAATCAGAAAGTCATGTTGGATGAATTACAAAAAGCTGTAGAACTTGAGCCCTCACAAGAAAGCTATCGGCTAATTCGAAAAGCCTACGAAGACATGGGCATGCAAGCTGAGGCAGATCTAATTGCTGAGAAGATGAAACACTCAACAAAACACACGTCTCATAGAAAGAAACGATTATCACGCCCAAAGCGTGTTGTCATTTAACCCCTGTTCTGCTACACTTTCTCGGTACTTTGCCACCTTAGCTCAGCTGGTTAGAGCGGCGGTTTTGTAAACCGTAGGTCCGGGGTTCGAATCCCCGAGGTGGCTCCAAGAACTTTTTGCGAAAGTTCAAGTATAAAGTAAAAAGTTATCAAGTAAAAAAGTAGCTACTACTTTATACTTTTGGGCTTTTACACTTTCAGCTACGCTTGCAGGAGTAGTGAAGCGGTCAAACACGTCTGACTGTAAATCAGATGGCTCAGCCTTCGGGGGTTCGAATCCCTCCTCCTGCACCATGCCGACGTAGCTCAGCGGTAGAGCATCGCCATGGTAAGGCGGGGGTCACGAGTTCAAGTCTCGTCGTCGGCTCCATTTAACTCGCTGTGCTCGCTTATCTTTCGACCCTTAGGCTCAAGATCGAAGAGTGGTGAACCAGTCATTGTTTGTACAGCGGGTCGAATAACCCTGAGCCTGTCGAAGGGCCAGAATAACAAGCAGGAATAGTGAAGCGGTCAAACACATCAGAAATAACTCCCTCTGTTTGCGGGGGTCAAGCCAAGACTTGACCCTTGATTACGTGGCCTTAATCTGTTAAACTAAACAAAATTGCATTATATAAAGGTAGGAAATCATGGCCAAAAAAGGCGACAAACGAAAAATTATTGGTATGGTGAGTGAAGAAAGCGGCGGTAGGCATTATTACACCAGGAAGAACACAATGAATACTCCCGATAAGATTTCACTGCGTAAATACGACCCAGTGTTGCGTAAGCACGTTATATACACCGAGACAAAGAAAAACCTAGGACGCAACGAAGTAAAATAGGATAGACTAAGCCTAATAACGTAAAACGACCACAATCAAGTGGTCGTTTTTTGTTATTTCGTAGCATACATGGCAGGGGTGACAGGACTTGAACCTGCGACACCTGGTTTTGGAGACCAGTGCTCTACCAGCTGAGCTACACCCCTATATTCAATCTTTTTAGTAATGCTGTTCGTGTACCACGGCTTGATTTTACCGTATGTTCTCTCCTGCGTGCTAATTCTTGGGAAAGAAATGCTTCGTAATAGATTAACTTAAAGGGTCTCCTGCTTTTGGTTGATTCAACTTTACCGTCATTGTGATGTCTAATACGTCGTTGCAGGTCATTAGTTGATCCGTAATAATGTTCATTATCAACTTCTGAAGTTAATACGTAAAAGTACCACATACAGCTACTCTACCAGCTGACCCGCCTGTC
Encoded proteins:
- a CDS encoding GIY-YIG nuclease family protein, with translation MWYFYVLTSEVDNEHYYGSTNDLQRRIRHHNDGKVESTKSRRPFKLIYYEAFLSQELARRREHTVKSSRGTRTALLKRLNIGV
- the rpmG gene encoding 50S ribosomal protein L33, with product MAKKGDKRKIIGMVSEESGGRHYYTRKNTMNTPDKISLRKYDPVLRKHVIYTETKKNLGRNEVK